The Cryptomeria japonica chromosome 2, Sugi_1.0, whole genome shotgun sequence region ttagttttatctttcaaaggaagaacttccttctcaagaacgataggaatgtcaagtttgggtgttctaggttcacttagagataggatcatatctttcttccacttttgataagatttgaaaacatgatcactttgcggaggaagagattggaattgtttaggccaaaaataatcaataggaacgctagaagttatttcagttggtttaaagagactatgattgacagtaacaacttcaccattatggggaaatttcagacacttatgaataggagaagcaatagctttcatggaagatagccaaggatagcctagcttcacacgaaattgttcggatgatggaataatagcaaagtccacatcaagggatttgttatggacctcaataggtaatgtaagagaaccaattgcaagagaagaaaatgcatcaaacagtttcacaaccacatttgtttcatcatagatcacttgattcaattgcaaagtaaaaagaaattcttcagtaatgatattaaccatacaagaaggatcaataagcactccacggcaaggtgtattcttgacttttgcaactatatataaaggaccatcaggtgccctgatagtttcactagaatcaaaggtgatggaaggttctttagggattttctactgctctacaaagttattcacattcggagccatagacacaagatcatcaggtgagacagaggaatcattagtatcaatcgcattagaggtatgagaaggtaatggatcagtaaagatctgaatattttggttaggaggagctacagatgtgttgcctttatcattcacaccagaaacagagatagtattattatcaatcaaatcttgaattttaccttttaaagcaaaacatttctcagtatcatgcccaggatgacgatgaaattgacaaaaagatttgttatcaaaatagggtgaattgatctttgcaggatctatttgctttataggaggaagagtaagcacattttgttccaataacttattcataatactatgcaatgattcattcaaaggagtaaactttctttctttcttgaaaaacttagaaataggaggcacacctgatgccgcattcacattgttgttgatgatgttttcattgaatttaatggactctctgttcggtttaaacttcccaaatggttgttgactactatcacccttatcactcggagccataggatttgcttgttccatttgactcacagtcagttgataattgtgaagagttgcgcacaactgttggaaagaagtaaactcagaaaacagaagtttttctctaatatctttttgtaaattagaaataaagattctttgaatatcattgtcaggcactggaaaagaaatttgagcatacaaatgcttatatctaccaatgaaatcagtcactttttctttaacaccttgtttacaatgcattaaatcaatcaaagtaactttaggacttatattgttttgaaattgttgaataaaatcatttgcaagttgttcgaaagaagtaatagaataagaaggcaacgagcaataccattgtagggctttatctcttaatgttctagtaaacagttttgcaagcaacctttggtcataagcaaaatcagtacatattgtttgaaaggtcttaatatgtgttagaggatcacccttaccattataaagctccaaatgcggaatttcaacatgtttaggggggatagctcgaacaatgtcaagagaaagtggactcgcaacatcaaatgtgggcatactaaacttagattgattcatagaggcaatttgttgttgtaaagaagagacagtttgtgcaagattgttaatggtcgcttcagtcgaagagttcatattagacgtgttagattgtgatggatgtgttatgttattgaaagaaggtagagagtaaggtggtgggacactatgatagttagtcataggagatgattggaaaggaggaacactacaaggaggaatggaagggttaaatgaattgcccccttgtgtcatgtttatttgtggagatataataggaacactcattgaaggaatgaatgaagaagtcggattgaatgaaggaagagggttgattgaagaagaaggattgcccccatgactggtgatcataggaggaatgtcttgtatttaATTGAAAGGATGTAAATAGAATATCAAATCTAGAGTAAGGAGGTTCATGCATGAACAAGCAACCTAGATTGAGTATACTAACAGATAGTGAAACAAAAACTTCACAATAAATATAGAAATAGATAGGTAATTTGACTGTGCACCTATGAATGAAATTTAATGTTGGTCTAGCACACAAGGGTGCCCCAGTGCCTTGGTCTTCTGAGTATGAGTTGCTGTTAGAATATCTGGAACTTGAGATTGTTTGGAATCCACCCTTGAAAATTGATGTAGAATTTTGAGGACTAGGGTGCCCTAGTGCCCCGGTCCTGGGATAGGGGTGACCactggtcccaaaaaatcaggtcCAAATTCTGGGGTTGGTTCTATACCGAACTCCTGATGCTATCTAAGGTCTTCTGGCTCAATTAGGTACTTGTAGCTACACAAAAGAGGAAAGAAAGTGGGTTGTAGATAGgtattttccttaggtcaaaccttgggtttggaattaaccctataattaaaTTCAAATCAAGTTCAAAAGCTTACCTTTTGAGGGTAAGGCTGGATCTAGAATTGAAATgattgaatgtagatgattatatcTTCAATAGGTGATGTCATGATCTTTGGATAAGTCCTCAATGTgttgcaataacatgataaatcacataaaaacgATCATGAAAGTATAGATGAAATATAAatggaagatgccttgatgtagtttgtaTCTCCTCGACTCATATTTTCACTTGAGGAAGAcaaatttctcttgaattggatgatattGTTAGCATAAGATGTAgtgatgaaaatgaattgagaaagATGACTTATaaagggatttcataattaaaatcacctttaggctaaCTTAGATTTATGATTTATTCACACAAAGTGAAATTTGAATTATATTAGGCCACCAAATTATGTTCTTGAAATTCGGGGAGAAAAGTGTGGGACCATGGTGGTAGGTCATCTTGGTCACGGGAATATTTTTTTTGACTTTAAGGGAATGAAAGATATAGGGTTCTGATGCTGATTCTAGATTGGTGGCTCAAACTATAATGTATAGATATATGTTTTGAaagttgaaattagggtaggattaaggataaatcaagatATTGAAGAATTAAAGGGCACACCtcaaattaagggcccaaataagagtgtgataatgtaataaggtggaataagaCCCATggtattaatttaaatattaattaatcacAATAAAGGTCTCATAAtgtataaaggaaaaggaaatactaaaataggtgctaggagagtatggaattggacacactaataaaggtgtacaatttatgatgctaccgAAGGATGTGTTATGACATGTTTTGAGTCCAGTTAAGTTTTGGGTTTATCCAAAAACTTGTTGATGGTGAATGTGTTTGAGGCTGACCTATGTTGGGTCACACATTTCATTTTATTAAGTCCTATTTGAGCCAACCTAATTAATGTTTTAAGATATTGCAGAGGATACATATGGAAGGATAATTCATTTGTGAAGAAGTAAGATTGTGTATGAAGCATTGTAATGTGTGAAATAGTTTAGTGATATATTAGATGATTATGAAGCATGTGAAATCTGCGTGACAGATAAATTGGGCTACAAAGAGGGTTGTAGTGTCAACATATATCATACACTTCTTCTAGAGCAATTCATATTATGTTTCTCCTTCTGATCATATTGTATCTTGCCTTGGAGAAGTGATATTTATTTTGCAAGTCCATTGTACCTTGCCTTAAGATAGTGTGCTTTAGCCTGCAAGTCTATTCAAGGAACAATGGGTTTCCTTGGCAATGAGCCTAAAAGACCTTTGTAATACTTATTTTCATATGGTGTGAGTTGATCCTCATCGTTGTTTTTCTCTCCTTGTGTTTTCCACAGAAAAATATCAGTGTTCTTGTGGTGTATGTTTTGTTTCTATTCTTTACTTCTATAGATTTGATTtaataggttaaaggtttatgaaTGGTTTTAATTAatgatgattcacccccctcttagtatccgagcatgttcaacaattagtattagagcaagGTTTATAAGGAAACAGTCTAACAACTGAGGTAGATCTCGTATTTTAATACAAAGGATGTGGAGTGATGCTTAGTGGAAACTTgagttttgttgtcattgatgtcaaacttgttcagTTGTGAAGATGTTGTATATGGTTTGGAAATGAGTGTTTGGAAGTTGTGATGTTGTCTGGTGATGATGTTGATTAAGTACACATCATATGAGGTGTTTCTAGAAGGCTACAAtagtggaagttacaatatgcaagaaagagtatttaacaTCTTTATGGAAGAATGCTCTACATTTTTTTAGTTCTTCATGATGATGACTtgtggttttggatataatgtctaCATTCTATATATGTTTCACTATCATGTTTTCAGGtcctcaattactcaaatgatgaAGTTGATTGTGGCAGTTTGTTGACAATGAGGTTGTCTGTAAGGTTTGGTCAAGAGAATGCTTTGCATTGCTCTATTGTGTTGATTCATGTGTTGTGGATTGGATGAGAAGTTCATATGGTTCATGTAGTGTTCCAATTCTAAGTTATAGTGTTGGTTTGATTGACAAGTGAATCTATGATGTTCCGTGTTCATCTTTGTCAGTTGTGTTGGTCTCTAGCTGAGTCAGTTGCTTTATCTTATATGGATCATGCTCTTTTAGTTCGGATATGCTTTGGATATTGAGTTAgattgttgatatgggtctcaccgtGTTTTGTAGATCTACATTGAGTAATTTGCATTGGGTGATGATTTTGGATCGACGAATTAACGTGCTTCATTATTTTTCTACGtgttattgtagacacttaaattaattattttaattaatttaactttcctacatcattaatttatttaattatgttattttttattcttctcaatattaattaaatttattctaATTAATATTGTCATTATAGCCCAATGAgtgatttattcaataaatcaatcttcctttcttcttctaaggcattcaaaattaattcttcttaatactcccttttaattaattagtctcaattaattaattaatccttgtgattcctacaaatcaccttttcctaatccatcattagtataattaattcttctagaaactctcttaatcctacttaacattattcttcaatttttaattacctccactcattctctctccttgtcaaatcctcctacaaatcccacttccTCCTAATCCTCGCCTAATTCTTCTAAGTAGTCCCCCTAATCCCTTGCTAATGCCTTATCCCCAGCATTAGGCCCAAAAGTCAActatagccatttatggctaaatcctctttgtccccctctcaccttccaccttaaatgctcctcttttgggtgaatgtgagattttcaaaatctcacattctcccatgcttctcgtcttcccaaggaattttaaattccttttctcttTTCCAATCCCCATGCACATAATATCTTATGAATTTTTAATTCCAtgtgcatcccccaaggaatttttcattcaatttattcctcctaggtgcattgggaactcttccccatgtacgttgaggagggtggagacaagaaatgcctttatggaaaatctcttggtctccacctcCCCTTGTCATGTCATTGTTTGTTGATCCATGTGATCTACTCTCCtcaaatcctagccctccattcctcttcaatcttgaccatccattttcctctatccaattctataaattggagtttCCATTCCTTCACTTGATCATCCACAATCCAAGTAACTTCATGCTGCTAGTTTGAGTTCATCAAGAGTATCCACATCATAGTCTTATTTGTATCCACGATCCATCTTTGAGCACTCATCCATGCTAATCCCTTGTTATGCAATTTGGAAAGCCATCCACATCCCACCATTGGACCAATCCAAATAAGTTAAGTAGAGGCGCATGCTTGGCTTCAACTAGGGTccaaatcggaggaacaagagagacttctctcttgcaaggtataagttAGTTAGTTATTGcttttattcagatttttatgcTTATTTGGATTCAAACTAACCTGCTAACCTTGCTTGAATTTTTCCTTGGTTCATTTTGGAATGCCCGATGGGACCCACATCTCGAAAATCTAACCGTTTTTGCAGGTTTTCATGATTTTTAGTCGCAAGTCTCGGATCAATGTGAGAATCTACAAATCAGTACGTGcggttcaaattcaaaatttactAACCCGCCCTTTTCTGCAAGTTGTATTTTAGTGCGTCCAATTAACCTTTAGTGTGTCTGATTTAGTAAATTTTTTCATACTTTATGTTTTTAGGCacttaaaatctaaaaaaaaaatttaaaaaaaaagagaaaaatctgaaaaaaaaatcaattaaaataaaaatccaaaaacaaaaaataTCTTTCTTTTTATAATTTTGTCTTGTTTACATTACTATAGAATTAGTGCGTGCATAGGCGTTTCGGGGCCTGCAGTctggtttagcgcttttgtttctcgttgtttgtcaaaaaaattaaatttgaattttcgcAGATTTCAATTTTTTTGCTAATTTGTTTGTTACGACGCATGCGCTCACAGTTCAGCGTGGGCGTTTCTACTTCAGCGCAACCATTTTCAGGTATAATCTCTATTTTTTGagaatttatgttttgttttctataTTTTCCATTTTAGCATTCAGACACTGGTTCAGTGCGTATGCAGGCGTTTCAGCACCTGCACAGGTGCTTCAATATATCACTGTGTCCGTTGTGCATATATAAATTTTTGTGTTCTAATTAAATTTTGAGTTTTGTGGATCTGTATGATTGGTCCAAGATAAAAAACATAAGCTATTGACTGTTTGTTTAGAGGACGTTGGGAGAAGACTCATTTTTCTTACTAGTCTAGTTATCTTTTGTGCATTTTTAGATTAGCACACATTTCGTTTTGGGATTTAAAAAATTTACAAGTGTCTTCTTTAGATTAgcaacacatttcattttcttaaggaTCAATGAACATCATGTTTACTGTGTTTTATTTTACTTTGATTGCAtgtttttacctttagagggcctgccttcccaattTGTTTGGCACttcacataggcattggtgagaggggagtGAACCAAGTGGTAACAGGCTAAAGACAAgatcttccgaaccactataaataaatgtgtttgtgatgaaagtcgcaagcaacgtgtgctgattagtccataccgacactatgtctccccataaaccctatagggCATAACCCCTATAGGTTGGGAGCCTTTTGTAATTATGGCTAGcgtaaagtgtcacatgtatggccacacaaatAGATGCCCTAACTAATAACTCTTgtgtttagaagccaaaaaccctctagtcattggtgcaagaggtcgaACCTCCGAAGGCGCTCACATTTTTACGGCTCTTAGTAGAGATACGaagttcgccatggggattttttatgggaactgatgcttggttgccttggagaagtgagtgtcgagggtggatccagtggggtcaagcatctaagtatccgctctgtgtaagcgtagctgggaaaccaagtgagatccatgaatattgtccttgccaaccttagGAAATGTTGTAAAGGTGAATGATTGTCTTTAAGTCACATTTGGCCAATGTGTTTGCTATGTTTGATACTTTCTTGCCAAGAATAGAGTGAGAAACAATACCCTCATTTTTCCACATTTGTCAaacattctcaagtccaaattttcaCACCTTGCATAGTCGAAGTCCAAATTTAGTCCATCACATTTTcacctcatgtttcataagcctaagttgtacaagcatcccaagaagtcaatccatGGTCCAATCAAGAAAAATAAGCTCACCCAATCCCAACTCATTAGACGTTGAAATTTTTGGTATACCAACCgcaaactcttgctcaaacataggacctttttaCACGGATATCACGATTATAATCATGGtgatagcaatgagtttgatgccaGTGAGGAACTAAGAGTCTGTGCCCTACACCAAGGATCGGGATTatctttcaataccaactatcatcaaagTCGGGGTGTTCGCATAccttcatacaatttgccatctgaacctatcacttattgagtcatttccaTTCCAAGAATAATTAGGTCATCAAGTTCATCTAGTCATCATTATAACCCTCCTTTGATCTTTCATCACTAACACTTTCTAAgaacttagcacatcaaatcaatcctTAATCAATAATCTtcaatcaaatcaattcttaaTCAATCATCTTTAATGaatcatccttcaatcaaatcaacctctctaaggttttataccttgtgaagttctatttagacctcatctttaatcaattaatcattttgattttatgcttgggaaagaatctcccccaagtacctttccCTCATCTTTTGATTTGATCAAGACTCTTATCCTGCATCTTTACTTTGCttgggatcattagtcaatccttagtagaagagagactttgatcattatcctaaggtctaaattttacctagcttggttgtcaccttgcttgtggtttcaccaacatcccccacctaaaatcctcatccaaggactaaggtgcaatcttaatcaaaCTCTTGTGCTAATCCAAGAACCCCATCAATCATTCTACCCaactccatcaaaatccaaaatcctagCTAAGTTctttcatcaaaaaatttcttccaatAAATTTTCCTAAGATTATTCTtgcatggtcacaactcgatcccaaaagaagaaGATGGTCGAACAATAATATGACATGtcatacattagtgtcctatatcaagacccTATGCAAGATCCTATGCAAAGTGTACAACCCGATATCTAATATTTACAACCACAAGGGGACCCTAACATAgttgatcaagatgacctctccCCGGAAGTGCAAAAATTCCTAGAGGATtcttacaatcaagaaatgatggagaaattcatctgacataatcctagtggtcttctaaagactcttattgaaaatggagctcagcttccccctgattttgatagatccattctcgatcaacaaccacaaggataaTTTCCTCCTACTCACATTGTTACACCTATCattttgataaaattataaggcactgagaggggggggtgaatcagtgcaagtaagaACAATAAAAATtcgattatcaatttcaccaacttaaaactcaataagcATATAAGAAATAAGACCACATATGCAATCACCCAATAAAATAGAAACCACATAACATAagggatttatatgtggaaacccaaaagggaaaaaccacagtgggagttaatacccacaaggatcaactatctgcaatataaagatctaaccgattaaggtcttacgATTACCCTGTTAGGGGCACACCCGGTTAAAAATGTCTTAGCctagttaagagctatacaataaggtctGTTAGGaccagccttgttaggagctacccaagttactgggatttgcaaacacaagctaatgtgctacctggttagaggatttaacctTCGAACCTGTGAGGATCCtaccacaccctgttaggagtgaccttcgaggattttcttgctgcaactgttagggagacaacaagttcaaATGATCTTTATTTAACACCtttagtgtctgataagatctgcttTAGAACATTAAAACATCACCAATAATTCATATCAGAACTCCTCTGATCATCGTacaatcagaaatacaaaattcgctgATGATTTCTCACATACATTCATTCATACACTCATCACACATCTTATAAACAACATTTAGTCGGCTATAagcttggaacaatttcctaggttcaatgaatctagacaaactagcATTGCACGCCTTGCATAAGTCgtccaccgacataacaaatcaaaTCATGTGTTGATTTACcaatctaagtgattttcatcactactggttaagtgtCCATTAGAATATTTGctctatcaatcaaatcttgttcATCTGATCAAATTAGCTCATGTGGTCACGAACATAAGTCAATCTACCAGTCTTCACCATtgctgcaaaaccacatcatccaactaTTCATGAATTTCCTATATCGATTGTCAAAATATAACATTGTCTGcaatttaccagttaaagtcctaattactgATTTTGTGATAGACTGTCTTTGCTACCCATTATACCTTACTGGTTGGACTACTAGACTCTGATGATtgtaaaaacatagttgccatcaatgacaacataaaactaaGTCATCACTCAAGAATCTCATCATTTTACAAATCAGACATGTattggttgcatcaagcaaacaatcaTTACCGGTTCAgttcaaatgccaacattctcccactttggcattgatgacaatactgaGGAAAATtgtgtcaactaagtgtgcaaaacaaaaactGTCTTAATGGCATAGACTCATACtccatactcccccttagcaattattactcccccttaacattacatacaaaattttgactcttaaactactactctccctttgacaacaatgccaaataaagaagtaaaatacatggaACATATATACAttgtacatcaaaatttgcattgaAAACTACATATATATAAAGATAAAAGTTATAGTCTATTACAATGCAATTTTGGAAAATGCATCACTGAAATTAGACTTCAACTGttttagatcattatcccatgtctctaataGTGTGTCGGTAATCTCTACATGTGTCTTGATTTGTGTTGCTAACTCATCCATGGTGTCAACTGTACTTATCTCAGGTGTAGCTAAGATTGCCTCCGACTCCTTGTATGCTCGTTGTAGAATTTCAAGCTTGGGAATTaattgagtctggagctcctgcaAAGATCTTATCCTTTTAACCTGCTCATGTTCATTCACCTCAAGTTTATGTTGTAAATCTACAACAAATCTACCAAAAAGTATTGTTGATTCATTCACTGGTTTGAATCCTTCACTTAACACTTCAAGCTCCTCAACATCATTTCTTTTCTTCCTTAAGTCAGCACAAAATAgcaaaaattttgaaacagtaGCCAAAATCTTTCCTCTGCTTTCCAGTCCGGTCTTCAAAAGGTCTTTATGAACCATGAGGGAtaccttacctttatctatctTAGACATCAGTtgttttgtccttttcttcttataATCCTTTTCAACTGATATATATGATGCATCTTCAAAAGTCTCAAGTTTATGTCCAACATCGATAACCAATTGTCCAAGTTTGTCAATAGGAGTAACAAAAATTTCAATATCACTCTTCGGTAGGAGACTAGACAAGATATCAACTATTGTTCTGATAGTCTCTGCCTCTCTctgttgttccttcattctcttcttttgagctctGGATTGCATTGCCTatgcaatctccatcaattgaTAGGAACTCAAATTGTCCATCTCAATAGGACCTTTGATACTCacagagtcatcatcatcatcagtaatgaTTTTCTTCTTGGACTCAGGAGTGGCTTTAGATGTTGTCTTTTTGTCTCTTGTTTTCTCTTActctgttttcttctcttcctcctttttctcagATTTCTCTTTCTCTGTCTTATCTTCTTCTGTGTTGTCCTTGATCTGTGGCAGTTGAATTTCAATAATTTTCTCATGTGTTGGtgcttcttcatccttcttttcaTCTATTTTCTCCTTTTGATTGTCatcaacatttacatttacatttatcaGTGGTGTTTGAGTATTTTTAGGTTGTGTACTCACTGGTTGCTCATTAGAGCTCTTATCTTCTACTTTCTCTTCAACCtgttcttgtttttgttgttgatgaGTCATCTCTATGTCCACATCTTGTACATCAACATCTTGAATGTTATTAACATTATCAGTGGCATTATTGTCAGCATCACCggtatcatcatcatcttctataaCTACCGGTTCAGTGTCAATAGGATCATCTTACATATACGTGTTATCTG contains the following coding sequences:
- the LOC131054433 gene encoding uncharacterized protein LOC131054433 produces the protein MLIGETESIQNETKIVIKKALGLIPDEEEENDEQVEKDSSVRLKAEELPKDVDVQDVDIEMTHQQQKQEQVEEKVEDKSSNEQPVSTQPKNTQTPLINVNVNVDDNQKEKIDEKKDEEAPTHEKIIEIQLPQIKDNTEEDKTEKEKSEKKEEEKKTE